From the genome of Myxococcota bacterium, one region includes:
- a CDS encoding pyridoxine 5'-phosphate synthase has product MRSLILELDALPSLREATAASEVDLAAAATLAELAGVDAVRLGVNVDGKPVSEEDLRDTRRAARRLELRMPALETLLRAALELRPDAVLLAGDRAEGRAAASPLDLRQDADGIAGAIRGLREAGLVVAGLIPPNLDAVKAAHAAGVSRVELYTGALVDLPGNERRQALEQLGDAARLAAKVGLGVGVSGGLDYRALPEVVEAAPAAERVAVGRAALSRAVLVGLDRALRDLRDLIA; this is encoded by the coding sequence GTGCGGAGCTTGATTCTGGAGCTGGATGCGTTGCCGAGCCTGCGAGAGGCGACGGCGGCGAGTGAAGTCGACCTGGCGGCGGCCGCGACCCTGGCGGAACTCGCGGGCGTCGATGCCGTGCGCCTCGGCGTTAACGTCGACGGCAAGCCGGTCAGTGAAGAGGACCTGCGGGATACGCGACGCGCGGCGCGACGCCTCGAGCTGCGCATGCCCGCCCTCGAGACGCTGCTGCGCGCGGCTCTGGAGCTGCGCCCCGATGCCGTGCTGCTCGCCGGCGACCGTGCGGAAGGACGCGCGGCGGCGAGCCCGCTCGATCTGCGCCAGGACGCCGACGGGATCGCCGGAGCGATTCGGGGCCTGCGCGAAGCTGGTCTCGTCGTGGCGGGGCTGATTCCGCCGAACCTCGACGCGGTGAAGGCGGCGCATGCCGCGGGCGTCTCCCGCGTAGAGCTCTACACCGGCGCGCTGGTCGATCTGCCGGGCAACGAGCGCCGTCAGGCGCTCGAGCAGCTCGGGGACGCCGCCCGCCTGGCGGCGAAGGTCGGACTCGGGGTCGGGGTGTCGGGTGGGCTCGACTACCGCGCGCTCCCGGAGGTCGTCGAAGCGGCGCCCGCTGCAGAGCGGGTGGCGGTCGGCCGCGCGGCGCTGTCGCGCGCAGTGCTCGTCGGTCTGGACCGCGCCCTGCGCGACCTGCGGGATCTCATCGCGTGA
- the glmM gene encoding phosphoglucosamine mutase → MSERLFGTDGVRGRANEHPMTAETALALGQAVAHVFASRGKDRPRVIIGKDTRLSGYLFEDALAAGVCSMGVDVLQVGPMPTPGMAFLTADMRCDAGVMISASHNPYQDNGIKFFSRDGFKLPDALEMRMEELIASGELAQHRAPADAIGAARRIDDVEGRYVVFLKNSFPRDLELDGLRVVLDCGHGAAYKVGPTVLHELGAEVFALGVDPNGRNINDGFGALHPERTGAKVEELRADVGIALDGDADRCIMIDERGQTVDGDALLLLLARDLHSRGALRAGKVVATVMSNLGLERGLAGLGLELVRTAVGDRYVVEAMREQGLNLGGEQSGHVVLLDHNTTGDGLLTALQVLAILRRSGKRLSELVADFEPVPQVLVNVTVAKKRAVEELPRFQQVLARVESELQGRGRVLVRYSGTEPKARVMVEGDDEERVRSAADELAGALQQSLGEVD, encoded by the coding sequence ATGAGCGAGCGTTTGTTCGGGACCGACGGGGTGCGCGGCCGCGCCAATGAGCACCCGATGACCGCCGAGACCGCCCTGGCTCTGGGGCAGGCCGTGGCCCACGTGTTCGCGAGCCGGGGGAAGGACCGGCCCCGGGTGATCATCGGCAAGGACACCCGGCTCTCGGGCTACCTCTTCGAGGATGCCCTCGCGGCGGGCGTGTGCTCGATGGGCGTCGACGTGTTGCAGGTGGGTCCGATGCCCACGCCGGGCATGGCTTTCCTGACGGCGGACATGCGCTGCGACGCCGGCGTGATGATCTCGGCGAGTCACAATCCGTATCAGGACAACGGCATCAAGTTCTTTTCGCGCGACGGCTTCAAGCTTCCCGACGCCCTCGAGATGCGGATGGAGGAGCTGATCGCGAGCGGCGAACTCGCGCAGCACCGCGCGCCTGCCGACGCGATTGGCGCTGCGCGGCGGATCGACGACGTCGAAGGGCGCTACGTCGTGTTCCTGAAGAACAGCTTCCCCCGCGACCTGGAGCTCGACGGCCTGCGCGTCGTGCTCGACTGTGGTCACGGCGCGGCGTACAAGGTCGGTCCGACGGTGCTACACGAGCTGGGGGCGGAGGTGTTCGCGCTCGGCGTCGACCCGAACGGTCGCAACATCAACGATGGTTTCGGTGCGCTCCATCCCGAGCGCACGGGCGCGAAGGTCGAGGAGCTGCGCGCCGACGTCGGCATCGCCCTCGACGGAGATGCCGACCGCTGCATCATGATCGACGAGCGCGGTCAGACGGTCGACGGCGACGCGCTGCTGCTCCTCCTGGCGCGCGATCTCCATTCCCGCGGCGCCCTGCGTGCGGGGAAGGTCGTGGCAACCGTGATGAGCAATCTCGGGCTCGAGCGTGGCCTGGCCGGTCTCGGACTCGAACTCGTGCGAACCGCGGTGGGCGATCGCTACGTCGTGGAGGCCATGCGCGAGCAGGGGCTGAATCTCGGCGGCGAACAGTCGGGCCACGTGGTGCTGCTCGATCACAACACGACGGGCGACGGGCTGCTGACGGCGCTCCAGGTGCTCGCGATCCTGCGCCGCAGCGGCAAGCGGCTCTCCGAACTCGTCGCGGATTTCGAGCCGGTCCCCCAGGTGCTCGTGAACGTCACCGTGGCGAAGAAGCGTGCGGTCGAGGAGCTGCCGCGCTTTCAGCAGGTGCTTGCCCGGGTCGAGTCCGAGCTCCAGGGCCGTGGCCGCGTCCTGGTGCGGTACAGCGGCACCGAGCCCAAGGCGCGGGTGATGGTCGAAGGAGACGACGAAGAGCGGGTGCGGTCGGCAGCCGATGAGCTGGCGGGCGCGTTGCAGCAGAGTCTGGGAGAGGTGGACTAG